Proteins from one Salmo salar chromosome ssa29, Ssal_v3.1, whole genome shotgun sequence genomic window:
- the nrn1a gene encoding neuritin — MGLTWSGKYISLFLAVQLAYLLQAVRATGKCDTVFKGFSNCLLKLGENMANYPQELDEKENLQTICIYWDDFHSCATTALADCQEGATDLWEKLKKESRNLEFRGSLFELCGGGNGASKPTVPFGLTMLLTALSALVTWLAF, encoded by the exons ATGGGATTAACTTGGTCCGGCAAATATATCTCACTGTTTCTTGCTGTTCAGTTAG CTTATCTGCTACAGGCGGTGAGAGCGACAGGGAAATGTGATACagtattcaaagggttctccaacTGCTTGCTGAAACTCGGGGAGAATATGGCCAACTATCCACAGGAGCTGGACGAGAAGGAAAATCTGCAGACCATCTGCAT ATATTGGGATGACTTCCACTCATGTGCGACCACTGCGCTGGCGGATTGCCAAGAGGGAGCAACAGACCTATGGGAGAAGCTCAAAAAGGAGTCCAGAAACTTGGAGTTCCGAGGGAGCTTGTTTGAACTCTGTGGTGGGGGGAACGGGGCCTCCAAACCCACAGTTCCTTTTGGTCTCACGATGCTTCTAACGGCACTTTCAGCCTTAGTAACTTGGCTTGCATTTTAG